The DNA sequence CCAGCCCGACCGAGATCAATGCCGCCTGCAGCGAGATGCGCGAACCGTACAGCATACGGCTGTAGATGTCGCGCCCCAGGTCATCCGTACCGAGCCAGTGTTCGGCGCTGGGACCTGACAGTAGATTGCCATAGTCCTGGTCAAAGATCGGATCGTACCGGGCCAGTACCGGTGCAGCCAGGGCCAGGAGCACCAGTACAGTGATGATCACCGCACCGATCAGCGCCAGACGGTTGCGGCTGAAGCGGCGCAGGGTGCGCCAGCGGGGTAGCGCAGGCAGGGCCTGGGTGCTTGAGGAGGTGTTCATGTCGGGAGGCGTCATCGTAGGTTCAACGTTGAGCGGGTATTCAATGGGACTTCAGCGAGCAATGCGCGGGTCGATCACGCTGTAGAGCAGGTCCACGCAGAGATTGACCACGATCACCATGACCGTGGCGGCCAGCACGCCGGCCTGCACGGTCACGTAGTCACGCTGGAAGATGGCGTCGACGATCATCTTGCCCATGCCAGGGATACCGAAGATGCTTTCGGTGATCACCAGCCCGCCCAGCATCCCGGAGACCATCAGGCCACTGGCCGTGACCACCGGGATCATGGCGTTGCGCAGCGCATGGCCCAGCACCACTTGCCAGTCGCGCAGGCCCTTGGAGAAGGCGGTGCGGATGTAATCTTCGTTCAAGACTTCCAGCAGGCTGCTGCGCACCATGCGCATCAGGATGGCCGATTCACGCAGGCCGGTCACGACCATGGGCATCACCATGGCAATCAGGTTGGCGTGCCAGTCCACCGACAGCGGCACGAAACCCGAGGCCGGCAGCCAACCCAGCTTGACTGCGAACAGGATGATGAACAACATGCCCAGCCAGAAGTGCGGCACCGACATACCGAACAGCGCAATCAAGGTGCCGATGGCATTGGCCCAGCCGCGTGGCCGTGCTGCCGAGAGGATGCCGGCTGGCACGGCGATGACCACGGCCACCAGGAAGCTGCCCAGGGCCAGTTCGATGGTCACCGGCAGGCGCTGCCACAAGGCCTCGGCCACCGGGGTATTGTCGATGAAGGAGCGTCCCAGGTCGCCGTGCAGCACCGCCCACAGCCAGCGCCCATACTGCACCAGCAATGGATCATCCAGTCCCAGCTTCAGTCGTAGGGCGGCAGCAGCTTCGGGCGTGGCTTCCATGCCCAGGATGGCGGCCACCGGGTCGCCCGGTAGCACCGCCAACAGGGAAAACACCACCATGCTCACCAGCAGCAGGGTGGGCAGCGAGAGCAGCAATCGCTGCAGGAACTTGGGCAGCTTGAGCATGGGCTTACTTGGATACGGTGGCCGTACGGATCACGCCATCGGGCACGTACTGGAAGCCCTTGACCGACTTGGCGATGCCGAAGAGCACGTTGTCATGCACCAGATAAATGTAGGGCACTTCCTTGACCAGGATCGCCATGGCCTGGTCGTAGAGCACCTTGCGCTTGGCCTGGTCGCCTTCCACCCGGGCCTGCTGCAGCAGGTCGTCCACCTCCTTGGCAGCGATGTGCGAATAGTTCATCGAGCCGCCGGAGTTCACGAAGTCAAAGATGTTCTGGTCCGGGTCGGGGCGTCCGCTCCATCCCAGGAAGAGGCCTTCAAAGGCGCCGGTCTTACCGGCTTCGACTTGGGACGCGATCTCGGTCTTCTCCAGCGTGACGGTGATGCCCGCCGGACGCAACATGCCCTGGATCATCTGGCCGGCCTGCAATTCGTCGGCCGTGGTAGGCAGGGTCAGCTTGAAGCTGAAGCCGCCTTCCTTGCCGGCCGCCTTGAGCAGGGCCTTGGCGCGGGCCACGTCGACCTTGGGTGGCACGTCGCCGGGACCATTGGCGAACTGTGCCTTGGAGAAGGGCGAGTGACCGGGTGCTACCGCATTGTTGTAGACCACCTTGGCGATGGCATTGCGGTCGATGAGGATGTCGACGGCTTCGCGCACTTCCTTCTTGTCGAAGGGTGGCTTGGTGGTATTCAGGTAAAAGCCGCGAAAGCCCAGCGAGGGCTTGTTGAGCACCGTGTAATTGGCGTTGGCCGGGACGTTGGTGATTTCCTTGTAGGGGAAGCGGTTGCTGATGTCGACCTGGCCGCTGCGCAGGTTGTTAAAGGCCACATTGACGTCCGGCATGATCTTGTAGACCACTTCGTCGACCTTGGGCAGGCCGGCGCGCCAGTAGTCGGGATTCTTCTTCAGCGTGAGCGTGGCGCCTTTGAGGCGCCCTTCGTAGATGAAGGGGCCGGTGCCGACCGGATGGTTAACGTAATCCTCGCCGTATTTCTTCACGGCCGTGGGCGAGGACATCATGCCGGCGCGGTCGGTGAGAATCGACAGGAAGGGCGCGAAGGGCGTGGACAGATCCAGCTTGATGGTGTGATCGTCCACCACCGTGATCTTGCTGACGTATTTCAGTTCGTTGCGGCGCAGGGAAGTTTTCTCCTGGCCGCGCAGCAGGTTGAACTCCACCGCCTTGGCGTCGAAGGGCGTGCCGTCCTGGAACTTGACCCCTTTGCGCAGGTAGAGCGTGTAGGTCTTCTGATCGTCGGAAACGGTCCAGCGCTCGGCCAGCATGGGGACGATCTTGCCTTCGCCATCCAGGTCCACCAGCTTGTCGAAGATACTCTGGTAGAGGATGCGCTCGTTCAACATCGACGATTGCGTCGGATCGAGCTTGCCGGGATCGGCATCCAGCGAGATGTTGAGCGTCACCGCCAGCGTGGGCAGGGAGCAGGCCGCCAGCACGGTCGAGGACATTGCGCACAGCAGGAAACGGGAGACACGCTGCTTCATTCGTTGTTCCTTTCAGAAGTCATCACGGAGCGAGCGCAACCGACCTGGCGGCCAGCCTGTCTGCCGCAGCCATCGGGCCAGGTTAGGCAATGGACAGGATGAAGGCAAGGACGGATACGTCAATGTATACAACAAAGAGGACATGCAGGAAGCGTGCCATGGCGTCAGGATTTCGTCAGCCGGTAAAGCGCTATCGATGGTTGAGAATGCAGACCAGCCAGGCCTCCAGGCGGGCGGCCGCTGCACCTTGGCTGCTCGTTGATGGGGCGGCTGCCTGATGCTCGCGTGCAAGGATGCGCGCTGCAGGTGCGGAGCACCGTTGGTCCGCGCCTGCGTGTAAATATTTTTATTAAATAGCTTGCTATTTAATTTTGGCCTCGCTAAACTGCGCTGCATGAATTCGAAAACAGACAAACGCAAGGCGGCCCCGCTACTGGATGCCCAGTTGTGTTTTGCGCTGTATTCGACATCCTTGTCGATGAGCAAGCTCTATCGCAAGCTGTTACGCAATCTCGGCATCACCTATTCGCAGTACCTGGTGCTGATGGTGTTGTGGGAACAGGACCAGTTGACGGTGTCGGACATCGGCGAGCGCCTGGTACTGGATTCGGCCACCTTGACGCCACTGCTCAAGCGCATGGAAGCGCAGGGTCTGGTGAGTCGGGAGCGCGCCGCCAGTGATGAGCGCCAGGTGGTCATTTCACTGACCGCCGAGGGCGACAAGCTGCGCGAGCAGGCGATAGAGTTGCCACGCGAAGTCCTGCGCGCCACCGAGTCGACCGCCGCGGAACTGAGTGCGATGAAGGAAGAATTGATGGCATTGCGCGCCCGTTTGCACAAGAACACGGGAGAGTGATGTCGAAGGGATGTGGGCGTTGCCGTATCCCTTTTTTAAAGTTAAATATATAGTGCACTATTTAATAGTGTTTTAAATTTCATCCTCAGGATGAGGCCTGGTTATACCCAGAGCCAATAGCGGTAAATAAGTAGTTTGCTATTTAATAGGATTTTAGTTTTATTGCATTGAATGTAGTCCAGCAGTTACTTGCAGTTCCCTCGCAGCACCCTCCCGGTGAAACCACCGAACCTATTGTCATCAGAGAAAAGGAAGAAGATCATGAAATCGTTCAAGCAACTCGCCGCCGTCGCCGCCATCGGCCTGGTATTCGGTAATGCCTACGCCGCCGGTGGTCCTGGTGTCGAGCCGACCACCCAGGCTTTCCTGCAAGCGCTGGAAGCCGGTGGCGGCAAGCCCCTGGAACAACTCTCGCCCAAGGATGCGCGGGCCGTGCTGGTGGGCGCGCAAGCTGGCGT is a window from the Herbaspirillum rubrisubalbicans genome containing:
- a CDS encoding ABC transporter permease; this encodes MLKLPKFLQRLLLSLPTLLLVSMVVFSLLAVLPGDPVAAILGMEATPEAAAALRLKLGLDDPLLVQYGRWLWAVLHGDLGRSFIDNTPVAEALWQRLPVTIELALGSFLVAVVIAVPAGILSAARPRGWANAIGTLIALFGMSVPHFWLGMLFIILFAVKLGWLPASGFVPLSVDWHANLIAMVMPMVVTGLRESAILMRMVRSSLLEVLNEDYIRTAFSKGLRDWQVVLGHALRNAMIPVVTASGLMVSGMLGGLVITESIFGIPGMGKMIVDAIFQRDYVTVQAGVLAATVMVIVVNLCVDLLYSVIDPRIAR
- a CDS encoding ABC transporter substrate-binding protein, translated to MKQRVSRFLLCAMSSTVLAACSLPTLAVTLNISLDADPGKLDPTQSSMLNERILYQSIFDKLVDLDGEGKIVPMLAERWTVSDDQKTYTLYLRKGVKFQDGTPFDAKAVEFNLLRGQEKTSLRRNELKYVSKITVVDDHTIKLDLSTPFAPFLSILTDRAGMMSSPTAVKKYGEDYVNHPVGTGPFIYEGRLKGATLTLKKNPDYWRAGLPKVDEVVYKIMPDVNVAFNNLRSGQVDISNRFPYKEITNVPANANYTVLNKPSLGFRGFYLNTTKPPFDKKEVREAVDILIDRNAIAKVVYNNAVAPGHSPFSKAQFANGPGDVPPKVDVARAKALLKAAGKEGGFSFKLTLPTTADELQAGQMIQGMLRPAGITVTLEKTEIASQVEAGKTGAFEGLFLGWSGRPDPDQNIFDFVNSGGSMNYSHIAAKEVDDLLQQARVEGDQAKRKVLYDQAMAILVKEVPYIYLVHDNVLFGIAKSVKGFQYVPDGVIRTATVSK
- a CDS encoding MarR family winged helix-turn-helix transcriptional regulator: MNSKTDKRKAAPLLDAQLCFALYSTSLSMSKLYRKLLRNLGITYSQYLVLMVLWEQDQLTVSDIGERLVLDSATLTPLLKRMEAQGLVSRERAASDERQVVISLTAEGDKLREQAIELPREVLRATESTAAELSAMKEELMALRARLHKNTGE